The following proteins come from a genomic window of Dermacentor albipictus isolate Rhodes 1998 colony chromosome 8, USDA_Dalb.pri_finalv2, whole genome shotgun sequence:
- the LOC135920107 gene encoding GPN-loop GTPase 3, translating to MRYAQLVMGPAGSGKSTYCSTIAKHCEAVGRTVHVVNLDPAAEYFDYDVSFDIRTLIHVDDVMEDEELRFGPNGALVFCFEYLTENVEWLQEQLGEDSDDYFLFDCPGQIELYTHLDVMKRLIRTLESWEFRVCGVFLIDSQFLVDTSKFFSGVLSALAAMVNFEIPHVNVITKMDLLNKAGRRKIGRFLEPDASLLLEDDRLDERNARLSEAIAKVVEEYSLVKFMPLNIKVEESVGDLLLVIDNAIQYGEDLDVKTHEFDQADRDGDGDMPYGLVD from the coding sequence ATGCGGTACGCGCAGCTCGTCATGGGTCCCGCGGGAAGCGGCAAGAGCACTTACTGCAGCACCATCGCCAAGCATTGCGAGGCCGTCGGCCGCACCGTGCACGTTGTCAACCTGGACCCGGCGGCCGAGTACTTCGACTACGACGTTTCGTTCGACATCCGGACTCTGATACACGTCGACGACGTCATGGAAGACGAGGAGCTCAGGTTCGGTCCCAACGGGGCGCTCGTGTTCTGTTTCGAGTACCTGACCGAAAACGTGGAGTGGCTCCAGGAGCAGCTCGGCGAGGACAGCGACGACTACTTCCTCTTCGACTGCCCCGGCCAGATCGAACTCTACACGCACCTGGACGTCATGAAGCGACTCATCCGAACGCTGGAGAGCTGGGAGTTCCGCGTGTGCGGCGTGTTTCTGATCGACTCGCAGTTCTTGGTCGACACGTCCAAGTTCTTCTCGGGCGTCCTGTCGGCGCTCGCCGCCATGGTCAACTTCGAGATACCGCACGTGAACGTCATCACCAAGATGGACCTGCTGAACAAGGCGGGACGCAGGAAGATCGGCCGCTTCCTCGAGCCCGACGCCAGCCTGCTGCTGGAGGACGACAGGCTGGACGAGAGGAACGCGCGGCTCTCGGAGGCCATCGCCAAGGTCGTCGAGGAGTACAGCCTCGTCAAGTTCATGCCGCTGAACATCAAGGTGGAGGAGAGCGTGGGCGATCTTCTGCTCGTCATAGACAACGCCATCCAGTACGGCGAAGACCTGGACGTTAAGACGCACGAGTTCGATCAGGCGGATCGAGACGGGGACGGTGACATGCCCTACGGTCTGGTGGATTGA